CAGTTCAATCAGCCTTGCCTCGGTTTGCTTCTGTTCTGTCACGTCGATAATCGTGCCAAGGATTGCCGGCTTTCCGTGAAACATGCATCGTACCCCTCTGGAGCGCACGTCGATGATTCGACCATCCTTACAGATCATCTTGAATTCAGAACAATCCTGGCTTGTTTCCCCTGCCATTCTTTTACTGATTCGCTCGTAGACCTCTTTACAAAATCTCGGCTCGATTATATCTTGAAGTGATAGTCCAGAGCGCTCATCTTCGGAATATCCAAGCAGGTTTTGTAGATGGGGATTGGCGAAGTGTATTTGAGTCTGATCGATGATGTAGATCCCAACGAGGGCATTATCAACAAGAGTTCTGTATTTGCGTTCGGATTCGACTACAAGCTGTCTGACGACATTTTGCGTAGCGTCATCCGTAATCTCTTCTTCAAGGAATTCCGATTTTGTCATAATAATTGCTGCTGTTCTGCCAAATGGTGTCAATCTCGCTCGATACTAAATCTATCGGTTCACACCTGAAAATCTTGACTCTGAGCTGCCGCGCTGGAGCACGCATATCTGATTCGGAGAGTCGTTTGACTGAATCACTGTCTCAGTACTTCGGATG
This is a stretch of genomic DNA from Candidatus Zixiibacteriota bacterium. It encodes these proteins:
- a CDS encoding PAS domain S-box protein, producing the protein MTKSEFLEEEITDDATQNVVRQLVVESERKYRTLVDNALVGIYIIDQTQIHFANPHLQNLLGYSEDERSGLSLQDIIEPRFCKEVYERISKRMAGETSQDCSEFKMICKDGRIIDVRSRGVRCMFHGKPAILGTIIDVTEQKQTEARLIELETTLNEVPIPIIRIDTVGRITYANNQVSSILGCDRSEIFGNPIARLVQLQNSEESIAEVLMKHRRTQWRGLVRLTGTDGQVPEYTAIARPSISGNGVNVGTTLHLLEPINQSVNGNRKPEPCNQAFEES